CAGCTCGACTGAAGGACCCGGACGCCGGCGGCCGCGCGCGTTCCCCTGCCCGCCGGCGGCGTGTGGGGCTCCCCGCGCTCCCCCGCCCGTTGCGCGGCGCCTGGGCGCTCAGGCGCCGGGGCCGGACGGCCCGCGTCCCGGGACCGGCCCGGTGAGCGCGTCCGGCTGTTCGGGCTCGCCTCGGTGGACGCGGATCGCCCGGCCGATCGCCCACGCGACCAGGCGGTAGCCGTAGGGGCTCACGTGGCAGCAGTCGTCCACGTACAGCGGATCGCGGATGCCGGCGAAGACCATGGTGAGATCGTCGAATCGGACGCCCGCCGCGGGGAGATCCTGGCCGTACCGCCGGAGGAGCGGGTAGCCGCTCACGACCTCCTTCTGGTAGGGGTGCCCAGCCCGGATCGCCACCTTGCGCTCGCCGTCGTCCATCGGCTTCGAGCCATCGACGTACTGGTTGGGCTGGAGGAAGTGATAGTACTCGATCCCGTTCGCCTCGCAGAGCCGGCGCATCTGTGCCGACGACTCGCTCCATACCCGCGCCAGGTAGTCGTACAGCGCCCGATCGTCGGCGAACTCTAGCCTGGGCCCCGTGACGGCGTAGCTCTCACGTCCCACGGCCTCATGCGCCTGGAGCTCGGCGAGAAGCCGGCCGCGCTCGCTCGCGAGCGCTCCGTCCCGCCCCTCCCACACCATCGACAGCGCGCTGCTGCGGCAGAGCCCCCAGTGGAGAAAGCCCGCCGCCCAGCTCGCGCGCCGGGCGTCCACCGCGTAGAGCGCGCCGAGCCGCGTCAGCACCCGAGGATCCTTCAGCTGCCCGACGCGCCAGTACCAGGCGCGCGGGTACACCGGCGAGACGCCGTGCGGAATGTTCTCGACCGGCGGCAGCACAACCTCGTTGAACCCGTCGATGTTGATGACGATGTCGAACTGACCCCCGAGCGCCAATATGTACGCCAAGGCGAGGAGCTGCTGGGGTTGCTTGTAGCCCCCGGAAGCAACGCAGACGACGCGCACCTTACGCCCCGGCGGCGCCACCAGCGGCTGCAGGGCGGGCGCAGCGACATCGCACACCCCGCCCGCGAAGGAGCCGCCGAAGATGCCGATGATCACGGTGTGCTCCGAGCGCTGCACGATCTGGCTCGGGTCGCCAATGGTCACCCCAGTTGACCTGCTCGCCGGATCGGGAACGTAGCCGAGATACGGATGGAGGACCTCCGGCTCCTGTCCCCCCGGGGGGCTTGGGCCCGCATCCTCCCCGCGCCGCAGGCCGCCACCCTCGCCGCCGGCGACGCGCTCGAGCAGGGCGGAGCGGCAGACGTCGGGCGAATACCACCGTCCCCGGGTGACGCGGTACGCGAGCCGGGAGAGCCCCTCGACCCCCAGCGGGACCAGCACGAACCAGACGGCGAGTAGGAGAACGCGCGTGAGAGGGCGTTCGTGCATCGCGGCTCAGCCGCTCTCTCGCGGACATTGTGCACAGCCGTTCGCCGTGCATCGCACACCCCGATGCGTCATCCACGAGTGAGCCACCGCAGACTCGAGCTCCGGACCGGCAGATTATCCGCGGCAAGGCGGTGGCGGCAAACCACGTACGGAGTTGGCCGCTCGGAGGCACCGTGCCCACCGCGGCGGTCAACACGGGTGCTCAGCCGCCGGCGGCCCGGGGCGCGCGGGCGGCCGGCACGCCAACGCCGAGCCGCTCCTCGAGTACCCGCGCCAGCTCCGCCGCCTGGCGCTCGGGGCCGAAGCGCGCGAGCACATGGGCGCGCGCCGCCCGCCCGAGGCTCTCCGCGAACCCGGGGGCGTCGAGCAGGCTCCCGATCGCCTCCGCCAGCGCCGCGGGGTCGGCCGGCGGGCAGGCGACGCAGTGCTCGCCCGGGCGGAGCACCTCGCGCAACGCGGGCCCGTCGCGCGTGACGAGCGGGCGGCCCGCAGCAGCCGCCTGCCACACCTTGTTCGGCACCACCATTGCCGCCTTCTGGCTCGCGCCGAACACCCCGAGCACGACCGCCGCGGCAGCCAGCTCGGCGGGCAGGCTCGCCAGCGGCACCGCGTCGCGCCAGGCGATGCGCGCCCCGCCGCGCCCGAGCGCCTCGGCGCGGGCCCGCTCCGGGCCGTCCCCGATCAGCACGACCTCGGCCCGCTCGCCGAGTCGCGCCGCGGCGGCGACGATCGTCTCGACACCGTGGAGCGGGAGGTGCCGCCCGTAGAAGAGGACGCGGCGCGGCGCCGGCCGCGCCGGCAGCGCGGGCAGGAACTCCGGCTCGGCGCCCAGGTACCACACCGCGAGC
Above is a genomic segment from Deltaproteobacteria bacterium containing:
- a CDS encoding glycosyltransferase family 4 protein; amino-acid sequence: MSAPASACLFGTYDAGHSANRLLGLALAGAGWRVGECHEPLWEETRTKGRRYFGAPSLALLGARWAAAARRLVRRWRRLAGPPPLVVVGFGGQLDVLLARRLCRPRAGLVFAPLVSLTETLADDRRLVAPGGPWARALAWIDRASLRAADVVLADTRAHAEYLTALGAPRERLAVWYLGAEPEFLPALPARPAPRRVLFYGRHLPLHGVETIVAAAARLGERAEVVLIGDGPERARAEALGRGGARIAWRDAVPLASLPAELAAAAVVLGVFGASQKAAMVVPNKVWQAAAAGRPLVTRDGPALREVLRPGEHCVACPPADPAALAEAIGSLLDAPGFAESLGRAARAHVLARFGPERQAAELARVLEERLGVGVPAARAPRAAGG